TGACACGCATATTCAAGAAGGAGGTACACGCAATTGGCTCAAGGTACTGTGAAGTGGTTCAACGACGCGAAGGGGTATGGCTTCATCGCCCAGGAAGGCGGACCGGATGTATTCGTTCACTTCAGCGCCATCAAGGCGGAAGGCTTCAAGTCGTTGAAAGAGGGCGAGCGCGTCGAGTTCGAGATCACGGAAGGCCCCAAGGGACCGCAGGCGGCAAACGTAACCAAGGTGATCTAAGGACAGGGCTAGTGCGCCCCGAGGGGAATAACCCCTTGAAAATTAAAACCCCGGCGAGAAATCGCCGGGGTTTTTGATTTGATGGACCCGGGGAACTCGCTTCCGCCCCACGTGTCCACCCTTGCGGAGGCCCGCACGGTCCAGGAGCGCCTCCGTTCCCTGGTGCGCTTCGCCCCCCTGCTCCTCGACCGGATCCGACTGGTGGGCGCCGCCGACGTGACCTTTCTCGGGGAAAAGGACGTAGTGGCGGCGGCCATCGTCGTGTTCGATCGGTTGTCGCGGACCGTGCTCGAGGAGCAGACCGCCGTCCGGCGCGTCCGGTTCCCCTACGTTCCCGGCTACCTGACCTTCCGCGAGGGACCGGCGGTTTTGGCCGCATGGGAAACGCTTTCCCAAAGGCCCGACGTCATGCTCTTCGACGGGCACGGGGCCGCGCACCCCCGGCGTTTCGGCATCGCCTCCCACATGGGGGTCCTGCTCTCCGTGCCCAGCGTCGGCTGCGCCAAGAAGCGGCTCGTGGGGGAGCATGAAGCGCCCGGGCCGCGCAAGGGGGACACGGCCCCCCTCTTCCTGGAGGGGGAGACCGTCGGGGCCGTCGTCCGGACGAGGGCCGCAGTCAGGCCCGTCTTCGTGTCGCCCGGGCATCTGGCGGACGTGGAATCGTCGGTCCAGCTCGTCCTTTCCCTCTGCTCCCGCTACCGGATCCCCGACCCGGCGAGGCGGGCCCATCAGTTGACGCAGGAGATCCGCAAGGCGAGATAAGGCCATGCGGCGCGCGCCGCATCTGCGCCCCGTTACGAGTGCGCCCGGGACCGGCTTCGCGGCCTCGGAGGGGGCTCCGTTCGTGGCTCGCCGTGCGGTGAACCCGCACGGCTGCGCTCCGGCCTCCCGGGGTCCGTTGCCGAAGAGGCCGTGCACCGAGAGGGTCGATGCGCCGCTTCCGGCGAGGCGCCCGCCCGAAGCGTACCCGCTGCGGTACGGTGAGGGAGG
Above is a window of Candidatus Deferrimicrobiaceae bacterium DNA encoding:
- a CDS encoding cold shock domain-containing protein; translated protein: MAQGTVKWFNDAKGYGFIAQEGGPDVFVHFSAIKAEGFKSLKEGERVEFEITEGPKGPQAANVTKVI
- the nfi gene encoding deoxyribonuclease V (cleaves DNA at apurinic or apyrimidinic sites) yields the protein MDPGNSLPPHVSTLAEARTVQERLRSLVRFAPLLLDRIRLVGAADVTFLGEKDVVAAAIVVFDRLSRTVLEEQTAVRRVRFPYVPGYLTFREGPAVLAAWETLSQRPDVMLFDGHGAAHPRRFGIASHMGVLLSVPSVGCAKKRLVGEHEAPGPRKGDTAPLFLEGETVGAVVRTRAAVRPVFVSPGHLADVESSVQLVLSLCSRYRIPDPARRAHQLTQEIRKAR